The Streptomyces laurentii genome contains a region encoding:
- a CDS encoding short chain dehydrogenase (COG1028 Dehydrogenases with different specificities (related to short-chain alcohol dehydrogenases);~NAD(P) binding site [chemical binding];~classical (c) SDRs; cd05233;~identified by MetaGeneAnnotator; putative;~short chain dehydrogenase [Streptomyces collinus Tu365];~short chain dehydrogenase; Provisional) has protein sequence MATHVITGAGSGIGAAVARRLHARGDELVLHARDAGRAKELAAEFPGARTLVGDLADPDRLSWAFSHQKLPERVDTLLHVAGVVDLGQIGELTPKAWHHQLNVNLIAPAELTRHFLPQLRVSKGHVLFVNSGAGLNAHAEWGAYAASKHGLKALADSLRHEEHGNGVRVTSVYPGRTASPMQAKVHQQEGKDYDPQRWIDPESVATTIVMAIDLPRDAEVNDLTVRPGR, from the coding sequence ATGGCTACACATGTGATCACCGGAGCCGGCTCGGGCATCGGGGCCGCCGTCGCGCGGCGGCTGCACGCGCGCGGGGACGAACTCGTGCTGCACGCGCGCGACGCGGGCCGGGCGAAGGAGCTGGCGGCGGAGTTTCCCGGAGCCCGGACGCTCGTCGGGGACCTGGCGGACCCGGACCGGCTGTCGTGGGCGTTCTCGCACCAGAAGCTGCCCGAGCGCGTCGACACGCTGCTGCACGTCGCGGGTGTCGTCGACCTCGGGCAGATCGGTGAGCTGACGCCCAAGGCCTGGCACCACCAGCTGAACGTGAACCTGATCGCCCCCGCCGAGCTGACCCGGCACTTCCTGCCCCAGCTGCGGGTCAGCAAGGGCCACGTGCTCTTCGTCAATTCGGGTGCCGGCCTCAACGCGCACGCCGAGTGGGGCGCGTACGCCGCGTCCAAGCACGGGCTGAAGGCGCTCGCCGACTCCCTGCGGCACGAGGAGCACGGCAACGGGGTGCGGGTCACGTCCGTGTACCCGGGCCGGACCGCGAGCCCCATGCAGGCGAAGGTGCACCAGCAGGAGGGCAAGGACTACGACCCCCAGCGCTGGATCGACCCTGAGTCCGTGGCCACCACGATCGTCATGGCCATCGACCTGCCGCGTGACGCCGAGGTCAATGACCTGACCGTACGACCGGGGCGCTGA
- a CDS encoding hypothetical protein (identified by MetaGeneAnnotator; putative;~predicted protein [Streptomyces ghanaensis ATCC14672]) codes for MTDMNMQEAAEHADAMMDATFKAIVPGVQWAHDTTTTHRCDVVRRRAVTTIVSEQRRGSFLGVVQRHWEKSGYTIKSVRPDREMPALYAVSPEGFQIRVLIGYKGQAFFQVDTPCVEPSDVTEPASEPNGPAYPLGKIPAPNVHSDFWSATTAVPAASVPAPASPEV; via the coding sequence GTGACGGACATGAACATGCAGGAAGCGGCGGAGCACGCGGACGCGATGATGGACGCCACCTTCAAGGCGATCGTCCCCGGTGTCCAATGGGCCCACGACACGACGACCACCCACCGGTGCGATGTCGTCCGGCGCCGGGCGGTGACCACCATCGTCTCCGAGCAGCGGCGAGGCAGCTTCCTCGGCGTGGTGCAGCGGCATTGGGAGAAGAGCGGCTACACGATCAAGAGCGTCCGGCCCGACCGGGAGATGCCCGCCCTCTACGCGGTCTCCCCGGAGGGATTCCAGATCCGCGTGCTCATCGGATACAAGGGACAGGCCTTCTTTCAGGTCGACACCCCGTGTGTGGAGCCCTCCGACGTCACCGAGCCCGCCTCCGAGCCCAACGGCCCCGCCTACCCCCTCGGCAAGATCCCCGCCCCCAACGTCCACTCCGACTTCTGGTCCGCCACCACCGCCGTTCCCGCCGCGTCCGTCCCCGCGCCCGCTTCGCCCGAAGTCTGA